The proteins below are encoded in one region of Haladaptatus sp. R4:
- a CDS encoding alkaline phosphatase family protein, with amino-acid sequence MGLFDRLRGDDAPRVAFFGIDGVPYSFLKENASEFPNIASLASEGSAGAIDSIVPPESSACWPTLTTGVNPGQTGVYGFQDREVGSYDTYVPMGRDVQATRIWDRVTDAGRKATVMNVPVTFPPQRNVQRMVSGFLSPGVDKGAYPDEMRNYLSSIDYAIDTNAKLGHKEDKTEFIENAHETLKTRYESFQHYIDEDDWDLFFGVFMTTDRVNHFLFKDYEEDGEYKEEFIEFYRTLDEYLGKLRDSLPDDVTMVVASDHGFTSLNHEVHFNTWLEQEGLLSYEDDDHEELGDISDDTVAYSLIPGRFYINLEGREPRGSVPQDEYEEKRAELKEKLENLEGPNGEKVCWRVVEKEDAFDGDHEDIAPDLVAVPNHGFDLKAGFKGHDDVFGVGPRNGMHSFDNATLFVDDPDANIPEDTDLLNIAPTILDLMELDYPKGELEGRSLV; translated from the coding sequence ATGGGTCTATTCGATAGGCTTCGTGGGGACGATGCTCCACGTGTTGCCTTCTTCGGCATCGACGGCGTGCCGTACAGTTTCCTCAAGGAAAACGCCTCGGAGTTCCCGAACATCGCATCGCTCGCGAGCGAGGGAAGCGCCGGAGCAATCGACAGCATCGTTCCGCCCGAGTCCTCCGCCTGCTGGCCGACGCTCACGACTGGCGTCAATCCCGGACAGACGGGTGTCTACGGCTTCCAGGACCGCGAGGTCGGCTCGTACGATACCTACGTTCCGATGGGACGCGACGTACAGGCGACGCGCATCTGGGACCGCGTCACCGACGCGGGTCGAAAGGCGACGGTGATGAACGTTCCCGTCACGTTCCCGCCACAGCGTAACGTCCAGCGGATGGTTTCCGGTTTCCTCTCGCCCGGCGTGGACAAAGGTGCCTACCCGGACGAGATGCGGAACTACCTGAGTTCCATCGACTATGCCATCGACACGAACGCGAAGTTGGGGCACAAAGAGGACAAGACCGAGTTCATCGAGAACGCACACGAGACGCTCAAGACGCGCTACGAGTCGTTCCAGCACTACATCGACGAGGACGACTGGGACCTCTTCTTCGGCGTGTTCATGACGACTGACCGTGTGAACCACTTCCTCTTCAAGGATTACGAGGAGGACGGCGAGTACAAAGAGGAGTTCATCGAGTTCTACCGAACGCTGGACGAGTACCTCGGCAAACTCCGTGACTCGCTGCCGGACGACGTGACGATGGTCGTCGCCAGCGACCACGGGTTCACCAGCCTCAACCACGAGGTTCACTTCAACACGTGGCTCGAACAGGAGGGCCTGCTCTCCTACGAGGACGACGACCACGAGGAACTCGGCGACATCAGCGACGACACCGTCGCCTACTCGCTCATCCCGGGTCGCTTCTACATCAACCTCGAAGGCCGCGAACCGCGCGGAAGCGTTCCACAGGACGAGTACGAGGAGAAACGCGCCGAACTCAAGGAGAAACTCGAAAACCTCGAAGGGCCGAACGGCGAGAAGGTCTGCTGGCGCGTGGTCGAGAAGGAAGATGCCTTCGACGGCGACCACGAGGACATCGCACCCGACCTCGTCGCGGTTCCGAACCACGGCTTCGATCTGAAGGCCGGATTCAAGGGTCACGACGACGTGTTCGGCGTCGGGCCGCGTAACGGCATGCACAGCTTCGACAACGCGACGCTGTTCGTGGACGACCCGGACGCGAACATCCCGGAGGACACCGACCTGCTCAACATCGCCCCGACCATCCTCGACTTGATGGAACTCGACTATCCGAAGGGCGAACTCGAAGGCCGTAGCCTGGTCTGA
- a CDS encoding SRPBCC family protein, producing MDHLELSTVVYVPPEEAYEFLLDFPGYANYSEHLTRVTHDGDGGPGTEYDIHLKWWKIQYVVRSEVTELDRPNRIDWKIIKDIHAHGSWRVEEVPEEAPEGRETASRVWLSIHFDADSASSGMLDLPMFVSLGWVVDKAKPLVLSEAEKVVKRIVTDLEGQPRDVNLEIHSQPDSV from the coding sequence GTGGATCACCTCGAACTCAGTACCGTCGTCTACGTGCCGCCGGAGGAGGCCTACGAATTCCTGCTCGACTTTCCGGGCTACGCGAACTACTCGGAACACCTGACGAGGGTTACACACGACGGGGACGGCGGCCCGGGGACGGAGTACGACATCCACCTCAAGTGGTGGAAGATTCAGTACGTCGTCCGCTCCGAGGTGACGGAACTCGACCGACCGAACCGCATCGACTGGAAGATCATCAAGGACATTCACGCCCACGGCAGTTGGCGCGTCGAGGAAGTCCCCGAGGAAGCCCCCGAAGGCAGGGAAACCGCCTCGCGGGTGTGGCTCTCGATTCACTTCGACGCCGATTCGGCGAGTTCCGGCATGCTCGATTTACCCATGTTCGTCTCGCTCGGGTGGGTCGTGGACAAGGCGAAACCACTCGTGCTCTCGGAAGCCGAAAAGGTCGTCAAACGCATCGTCACGGATTTGGAGGGGCAACCGCGAGACGTGAACCTCGAAATTCACAGCCAACCCGATTCGGTCTGA
- a CDS encoding inorganic diphosphatase, producing the protein MTNLWEDLETGPNAPEEIYAVVECLKGDRNKYEYDKDIPGVMLDRVLHSNVHYPGDYGFIPQSYYDDEDPFDVLVLVEDSTFPGCVIEVRPVGLMKMDDDGEQDDKVIAVPIEDPRFDHIEDIDDVPQQTKDEIDEFFSTYKNLEAGKEVETLGWEDKRAAYDAIEHSQELYEENFN; encoded by the coding sequence ATGACGAATCTCTGGGAAGACCTCGAAACGGGACCGAACGCCCCCGAAGAGATCTATGCAGTCGTCGAGTGTCTCAAAGGCGACCGGAACAAGTACGAGTACGACAAGGACATTCCCGGTGTCATGCTGGACCGTGTTCTCCACAGCAACGTCCATTACCCCGGTGACTACGGGTTCATCCCCCAGTCGTACTACGACGACGAGGACCCGTTCGACGTGCTCGTCCTCGTCGAGGATTCGACGTTCCCCGGCTGCGTCATCGAGGTCCGTCCGGTCGGCCTCATGAAGATGGACGACGACGGCGAGCAGGACGACAAAGTCATCGCCGTCCCCATCGAGGACCCGCGTTTCGACCACATCGAGGACATCGACGACGTCCCCCAGCAGACGAAGGACGAAATCGACGAATTCTTCTCCACCTACAAAAACCTCGAAGCCGGAAAGGAAGTCGAGACGTTGGGCTGGGAGGACAAACGGGCCGCATACGACGCCATCGAGCACTCCCAAGAGCTGTACGAAGAGAACTTCAACTGA
- a CDS encoding rnhA operon protein — MADRPDDERLNDERTDEERLNDGLPDDELPEDEQLDDGLPNDAVSEAERLTHLAREREDTGAETEAEEYRAERERLLAEHGFVSRIREESARTVLVLHPDEWVEDGTIRVERIEDTDRAVEIPLTGAGDPDDWDEIDEHNRAVVERVRDEHGDVHGANAQAFADFMGNHYARPVESATRNEVEEFLTEYFPRNAWPTGEQKKTVNESVELVFDCVSRTSR; from the coding sequence ATGGCTGACCGACCCGACGACGAACGACTGAACGACGAACGGACGGACGAAGAACGACTGAACGACGGATTGCCAGACGACGAACTTCCGGAAGACGAACAACTGGACGACGGGCTCCCGAACGATGCCGTCTCGGAGGCCGAACGGTTGACCCATCTCGCACGGGAACGGGAGGATACCGGAGCGGAAACGGAAGCCGAGGAGTACCGAGCGGAGCGGGAGCGACTGCTCGCGGAACACGGATTCGTCTCCCGAATTCGGGAGGAGAGCGCGAGAACCGTGTTGGTGCTCCACCCCGACGAGTGGGTCGAGGACGGAACGATCCGCGTCGAGCGAATTGAGGATACGGACCGTGCGGTCGAAATCCCCCTCACCGGTGCCGGCGACCCGGACGACTGGGACGAAATCGACGAACACAATCGTGCCGTCGTCGAACGCGTTCGGGACGAACACGGCGACGTTCACGGCGCGAACGCCCAGGCGTTCGCCGACTTCATGGGAAATCACTACGCCCGCCCCGTCGAATCGGCGACGAGGAACGAAGTGGAGGAGTTTCTGACCGAATACTTCCCGCGCAATGCCTGGCCGACTGGGGAGCAGAAAAAAACCGTAAACGAATCGGTCGAACTCGTGTTCGACTGCGTTAGTCGTACTTCTCGATGA
- a CDS encoding GNAT family N-acetyltransferase — MALSPRTLDSLVSYWTDRLGVDDDAFDREAVTVGPANEGGIQLFRRGEALVVGAPESRVAAVRERLSDCDSTIVTEGEALRRRFESLGTVTAVFDSTFYGYADEESFAPVLSDARLLTVDDHAAYERLRTTVPDEEWSNGGSQFEIGTTVGLFDGDELVATAGYEVWDDFLAHIAVVVHPNQRGNGYGREVVSEVTEQVLGDGLLPQYRTADEWPWSVALAESLGFERFVTAALVQLEL, encoded by the coding sequence ATGGCGCTCTCTCCTCGAACCCTCGATTCGCTCGTCTCGTACTGGACGGACCGCCTCGGCGTCGATGACGACGCGTTCGACCGCGAAGCAGTTACGGTCGGTCCGGCGAACGAAGGTGGAATACAACTGTTTCGGCGCGGGGAAGCGCTCGTCGTCGGTGCACCGGAGTCTCGCGTCGCGGCGGTTCGCGAACGCCTCTCCGACTGTGATTCAACGATTGTGACGGAGGGAGAGGCACTTCGTCGGCGGTTCGAGTCTCTCGGAACGGTGACGGCCGTGTTCGACTCGACGTTTTACGGCTACGCCGACGAAGAATCGTTCGCTCCCGTCCTTTCGGACGCTCGCTTGCTGACGGTGGACGATCACGCCGCGTACGAGCGACTTCGTACGACGGTCCCTGACGAGGAGTGGTCGAACGGTGGCTCGCAGTTCGAAATCGGGACGACAGTCGGGTTGTTCGACGGCGACGAACTCGTCGCCACCGCGGGCTACGAGGTGTGGGACGACTTCCTCGCGCACATCGCAGTCGTCGTCCATCCGAACCAGCGCGGGAACGGTTACGGCCGCGAGGTCGTCTCCGAAGTGACCGAACAGGTGCTCGGCGATGGACTCCTTCCACAGTACCGAACCGCAGACGAATGGCCGTGGTCTGTCGCGCTGGCCGAAAGCCTCGGCTTCGAGCGGTTCGTGACGGCGGCGCTGGTCCAATTGGAGTTGTAG
- a CDS encoding PadR family transcriptional regulator: MSEAQTLTESSTARDLTAFQRNILIVLTEEPMYGLAIKRELESYYDEEVNHGRLYPNLDTLVERGLVEKSELDKRTNQYGLTQEGLEVVEDGFAWSLSKFVTDDSRADKVRALIEKYD, from the coding sequence ATGTCAGAGGCACAAACACTCACCGAAAGCAGTACCGCCCGCGACCTCACCGCGTTCCAGCGCAATATCCTCATCGTCCTCACCGAGGAACCGATGTACGGACTCGCCATCAAGCGTGAACTGGAGAGCTACTACGACGAGGAAGTGAACCACGGCCGCCTGTACCCCAACCTCGACACGCTGGTCGAGCGCGGACTGGTGGAGAAGAGCGAACTCGACAAGCGAACGAACCAGTACGGCCTGACTCAAGAGGGTCTCGAAGTCGTCGAAGACGGCTTTGCGTGGTCGCTCTCGAAGTTCGTCACCGACGACTCGCGCGCGGACAAAGTCCGCGCCCTCATCGAGAAGTACGACTAA
- a CDS encoding bifunctional oligoribonuclease/PAP phosphatase NrnA yields MLAGFVNENAPVVVAALFLLLSGGGVLYAVQFRSLGRHSTDDPESVDSLRETIAGQNRVALVVPEGASIDSLAAAVGLQALCKDWGVAGRIAAEGNVTGEDSKAFCNIFDIDVTILDENGEGLPDCDAGIAIGGGGAVPRLSNNPPVVGVIRHRPTAEENILTITRTDDGATSTVVTELVREMEFVPDQRVATALLYGIRAGTREFRRANGVNDYDAAGFLHAYADLGRIEELRSPGVSGDTFDVLGEAIASRERRASFAVANVGVVPSVSALEEAADSLLRLEGVSTAAVFGLHEETIVISCRAEDVRTSAVDILTGAFDARETTGGNADAATARVPLGIFAQVDSEHTDTLDSLIDASTRKALFTAFESS; encoded by the coding sequence ATGCTCGCCGGATTCGTCAACGAAAATGCTCCCGTGGTCGTCGCCGCGCTCTTCTTGCTTCTCTCCGGTGGCGGCGTGCTGTACGCCGTCCAATTTCGGTCGTTGGGTCGTCACAGTACCGACGACCCCGAATCGGTCGATTCACTCCGAGAGACGATTGCGGGGCAAAACCGAGTCGCCCTCGTCGTTCCCGAAGGTGCGAGTATCGACTCGTTAGCCGCCGCCGTCGGACTCCAAGCGCTCTGCAAGGATTGGGGTGTCGCGGGGCGTATCGCCGCCGAAGGAAACGTGACGGGCGAGGACAGCAAGGCGTTCTGCAACATCTTCGATATCGACGTGACGATTTTGGACGAGAACGGTGAAGGGTTGCCGGACTGCGACGCCGGTATCGCCATCGGTGGTGGCGGTGCGGTCCCCCGACTATCGAACAACCCGCCGGTAGTCGGTGTCATCCGCCATCGTCCCACCGCCGAGGAGAACATCCTGACGATCACGCGGACCGACGACGGCGCGACGTCGACCGTCGTCACCGAACTCGTTCGGGAGATGGAGTTCGTCCCGGATCAGCGCGTAGCCACGGCGTTGCTGTACGGGATTCGTGCAGGGACCCGCGAGTTCCGGCGGGCCAACGGGGTGAACGACTACGACGCGGCCGGTTTCCTGCACGCCTATGCCGACCTCGGGAGGATCGAGGAACTTCGTTCGCCCGGCGTCAGCGGCGACACGTTCGACGTGCTCGGCGAGGCGATTGCCAGTCGGGAGCGGCGTGCGAGTTTTGCCGTGGCGAACGTCGGCGTCGTCCCGTCGGTAAGCGCGTTGGAGGAAGCCGCAGACTCCCTTTTGCGATTGGAGGGCGTCTCGACGGCCGCCGTGTTCGGACTCCACGAGGAAACGATCGTCATCTCCTGTCGGGCGGAGGACGTTCGAACCAGCGCCGTCGATATCCTCACTGGTGCGTTCGACGCACGCGAGACGACGGGCGGGAACGCGGATGCCGCGACCGCACGGGTTCCGCTCGGTATCTTCGCGCAAGTCGACAGCGAACACACCGACACGTTGGATTCGCTCATCGACGCGAGCACCCGAAAAGCTCTGTTCACTGCCTTCGAGAGTTCGTAA